The following are from one region of the Advenella mimigardefordensis DPN7 genome:
- a CDS encoding AtuA-related protein, translating to MMSKWIKLHEIAHARAGDKGNRLNISLIPYDPVHWPLLLEQVSAEKVKAWFAHRGATQVVRYELPNLQALNFVIDNVLEGGVNTSLNLDKHGKSNSFRLLDMAIQVETQKGDKQ from the coding sequence ATGATGAGCAAATGGATAAAGTTGCATGAGATTGCGCATGCGCGGGCCGGTGACAAGGGTAACCGTTTGAATATCAGCCTGATACCGTATGACCCGGTGCACTGGCCGCTGTTGCTGGAGCAGGTGAGCGCGGAAAAAGTCAAGGCATGGTTTGCGCATCGCGGCGCAACACAGGTGGTGCGTTACGAGTTGCCCAATCTGCAAGCATTGAATTTCGTTATTGATAATGTGCTTGAAGGGGGCGTGAACACCAGCCTTAATCTTGACAAACATGGAAAATCAAATTCGTTTCGGCTGCTGGATATGGCGATACAGGTCGAAACTCAAAAAGGAGACAAGCAATGA
- a CDS encoding Bug family tripartite tricarboxylate transporter substrate binding protein has translation MNYFRSRIVLALAGITLAAGSAMAAYPDRPITFVVPFGAGSGTDKLARVLAEEVSRQVGQTVVVENKGGASGFIAAQDIARAKPDGYRIFVTSNTTHASNSALFKKLPYDPVGDFAPISKLGNIPLVLVVNPQSIPAKTVPEFIEHLQQNPDKVFFGSGSTSARIGGELFKILTNTKISNVDYKSNPQAVVDTVGGQIQMMIADAATTLPLARDGKLRALAVSTSKRTEIAPDLPTLAESGVKGYEMVAWFASYAPAGTPDDVIKTLNQAFVKTLSDPKVVKNLQVQGIEAEASSPEELAAFQKAETEKWVDIVAKAGVEVR, from the coding sequence ATGAATTATTTCAGATCCCGGATCGTGCTGGCGCTTGCCGGCATCACACTGGCAGCAGGCAGCGCCATGGCGGCCTATCCCGACAGGCCGATCACATTTGTGGTGCCGTTCGGCGCGGGCAGTGGTACCGATAAACTGGCCAGGGTATTGGCGGAGGAAGTGTCCAGGCAGGTGGGGCAGACCGTTGTGGTGGAAAATAAGGGTGGGGCCAGTGGCTTTATTGCCGCACAGGACATTGCCCGGGCCAAGCCTGATGGCTATCGTATCTTTGTGACGTCCAATACCACGCATGCGAGCAATTCGGCATTATTCAAAAAGTTGCCGTATGATCCGGTCGGGGACTTTGCTCCCATCTCCAAACTGGGCAATATCCCGCTGGTGCTGGTGGTTAACCCGCAAAGCATTCCCGCCAAAACAGTACCGGAATTCATTGAGCATCTGCAGCAGAATCCCGATAAAGTGTTTTTTGGCAGTGGCAGCACGTCTGCCCGAATTGGCGGCGAGTTGTTCAAAATTCTGACCAACACCAAAATCAGCAATGTGGATTACAAAAGTAATCCACAAGCGGTAGTGGATACGGTTGGCGGCCAGATTCAGATGATGATTGCCGATGCCGCGACCACATTGCCTTTGGCGCGTGATGGTAAATTGCGTGCGCTGGCCGTTTCTACCAGCAAGCGTACCGAGATCGCGCCTGATCTGCCGACGCTGGCCGAATCCGGAGTGAAAGGCTATGAAATGGTGGCCTGGTTTGCCTCCTATGCGCCTGCCGGCACGCCCGATGATGTGATCAAGACGCTGAATCAGGCCTTCGTCAAAACGCTGAGCGACCCGAAAGTGGTGAAAAATCTTCAGGTCCAGGGCATTGAAGCCGAGGCCAGTTCGCCGGAAGAGCTGGCCGCATTCCAGAAAGCCGAGACCGAAAAGTGGGTAGATATCGTCGCCAAGGCCGGTGTTGAAGTACGATAG
- a CDS encoding LysR family transcriptional regulator yields the protein MNLSTKHLKAFKALATEKNFTKAASQCHLTQPALSVLIQNLEEQVGAKLFERNTRNVMLTPEGLLFDAFADKLLDDFEHALSELQQHVSKKAGHVTVAALPSVTVGSLIPAVAKFNSVYPGVSVAFIDVTADECLNLVKARKADFAVTFMGEQHPELISEPLCSDSFYVVCSADHPLAARKQLRQQDMLAYPVIQFVRSTSIRQHLDASFYPEKLITHMEVSNLSTVAGLVANNMGISIVPGLSLFLYNKPAIAVIPLELEVPHRMISLVQARDRVQSVAAQALITHLKETIST from the coding sequence GTGAATCTTTCCACCAAACACCTGAAAGCCTTTAAGGCGCTGGCAACTGAAAAGAACTTTACCAAGGCGGCCAGCCAATGCCATCTGACGCAACCGGCGCTGAGCGTGCTGATCCAGAATCTGGAAGAGCAGGTGGGCGCCAAACTGTTTGAGCGCAATACGCGCAATGTCATGCTTACGCCGGAAGGGCTGCTGTTTGACGCGTTCGCAGACAAACTGCTGGATGACTTCGAACATGCGCTTAGCGAGTTGCAGCAGCATGTCTCCAAAAAGGCCGGGCACGTGACGGTGGCGGCATTGCCCTCGGTGACGGTCGGCAGCCTGATCCCCGCGGTGGCGAAGTTTAACAGCGTGTACCCGGGGGTGTCGGTGGCGTTTATTGATGTTACCGCCGATGAGTGTCTGAATCTGGTCAAGGCGCGTAAGGCTGATTTTGCGGTGACGTTCATGGGCGAACAGCATCCGGAGCTGATCAGTGAGCCATTGTGCTCCGATTCGTTCTATGTCGTCTGTTCTGCAGATCATCCGCTGGCTGCCAGAAAGCAACTGCGCCAGCAGGATATGCTGGCGTATCCTGTGATCCAGTTCGTGCGCAGCACCAGTATCCGGCAGCATCTGGATGCTTCGTTCTATCCTGAAAAACTGATCACCCATATGGAAGTGTCCAATTTGTCGACCGTAGCAGGCTTGGTGGCCAACAATATGGGCATTTCCATTGTGCCCGGCCTGTCCTTGTTTCTATACAACAAGCCGGCCATTGCCGTTATTCCTCTGGAGCTGGAAGTACCTCATCGGATGATTTCACTTGTGCAGGCACGCGATCGCGTGCAATCGGTTGCCGCCCAGGCACTGATTACGCATTTGAAAGAGACGATCAGCACCTAG
- a CDS encoding RraA family protein, with product MTLQDFSTRINPSSPVLEPGIAAALQQIVTPHLSDNLHRQVGVVGLKRYNQTGKLVGTAVTVKTRAGDNLYIYKAMTMLEPGHVLVIDAAGDVSNACIGEIMKKYLQQRECAGVIVNGAIRDVAAFENDNFPCYARGNVHRGPYKEGPGQINVPVSIGGQVIEPGDVIVADEDGIVCFPVEQAPALIAAATAHAHKEEKIMNEIASGATEQSWLHPVLAAKGLS from the coding sequence ATGACATTGCAAGACTTTTCTACCCGGATCAATCCCTCCAGTCCCGTGCTAGAGCCGGGCATAGCCGCTGCTCTGCAGCAAATCGTAACCCCGCATCTGAGTGACAATCTGCATCGACAAGTGGGCGTCGTCGGACTCAAACGCTACAACCAGACAGGCAAATTGGTGGGAACCGCCGTTACCGTTAAAACGCGTGCAGGCGACAATCTGTATATATACAAGGCCATGACCATGCTTGAGCCAGGTCACGTACTGGTCATTGATGCTGCCGGCGATGTAAGTAACGCCTGCATTGGCGAGATCATGAAGAAGTATCTGCAGCAACGTGAATGTGCCGGCGTTATTGTCAATGGCGCTATACGTGATGTCGCCGCTTTTGAGAACGACAACTTCCCGTGCTATGCCAGGGGAAATGTGCACCGTGGCCCCTACAAGGAAGGTCCGGGCCAGATCAATGTGCCGGTCAGTATCGGGGGGCAGGTGATCGAGCCGGGTGATGTGATTGTTGCCGACGAAGATGGGATTGTCTGCTTTCCGGTAGAACAGGCTCCGGCGCTGATTGCAGCGGCCACTGCGCATGCGCACAAAGAAGAAAAAATCATGAATGAAATTGCCTCGGGTGCGACAGAGCAAAGCTGGCTGCATCCGGTGCTTGCTGCCAAGGGACTGTCCTGA
- a CDS encoding pyridoxal phosphate-dependent aminotransferase, giving the protein MTTMMTSTGSLLAQRMQWIKASPSMAAKKKVDTLRAAGKKIVDFTIGEPDLATPEHIANAAVQAIRHGATKYTASAGVPELLHAVAQKFERENGLRYTTDQLIVGTGAKQLIYTALAASLNDSDEVIIPAPYWVSYPDMVTLNGGKPVMLASTAESGFKVTAAQLEQAINDKTKWLLLNSPNNPSGSMYTAAEFRDIAAVLERHPHVYLMIDEIYEHFSYDAAYVSLATYSETLRERTLVVNGVSKAYAMTGWRIGYAAGPAFLIKAMTTLISQTTSCASEPSQRAAVAALTEDQACVREACRIFRERRDVIVPLLNAIDGFVCAVPQGAFYVFPSVKGLLGKRTPDGTTLATDLDVVHYLLDHAGVAVLDGTAYGTPGFIRISFATNLDIIREGCEKIASACSQLV; this is encoded by the coding sequence ATGACGACGATGATGACAAGCACGGGTTCGTTACTGGCGCAGCGGATGCAATGGATCAAGGCATCGCCCAGCATGGCTGCAAAGAAGAAAGTAGATACGCTGCGAGCGGCTGGCAAAAAGATTGTTGACTTTACCATCGGTGAACCTGATCTTGCGACGCCGGAACATATTGCCAACGCAGCGGTGCAGGCAATCCGGCACGGCGCGACCAAATACACCGCGTCTGCGGGTGTCCCCGAATTGTTGCATGCTGTAGCGCAAAAATTTGAACGTGAAAACGGCCTTCGCTACACGACCGATCAGCTCATTGTTGGTACCGGTGCCAAGCAGTTGATCTATACCGCGCTGGCAGCTTCGCTGAACGACAGCGATGAGGTGATTATTCCGGCGCCCTACTGGGTCTCTTACCCTGACATGGTCACGCTCAATGGCGGCAAACCGGTCATGCTTGCCAGCACTGCCGAATCCGGATTCAAGGTCACGGCAGCGCAGCTGGAACAGGCGATTAATGACAAAACCAAGTGGCTTTTGTTAAACAGTCCGAATAATCCGTCAGGCTCCATGTATACCGCCGCAGAGTTTCGTGATATTGCAGCAGTTCTTGAGCGTCATCCTCACGTCTATCTGATGATAGATGAAATATACGAACATTTCAGCTACGACGCTGCGTATGTCTCGCTGGCCACTTACAGCGAAACGCTGCGGGAACGCACATTGGTTGTTAATGGTGTTTCCAAGGCATATGCCATGACGGGCTGGCGTATTGGATATGCTGCGGGCCCGGCTTTTTTGATCAAGGCAATGACAACCCTGATATCGCAGACAACCTCCTGCGCCAGCGAGCCCAGCCAGCGCGCTGCCGTCGCTGCGCTGACAGAGGATCAGGCCTGCGTGCGGGAAGCCTGCCGCATTTTTCGTGAACGCCGTGATGTGATTGTGCCTTTGCTCAATGCAATCGATGGCTTCGTCTGCGCCGTACCGCAAGGTGCATTCTATGTGTTTCCGAGCGTCAAGGGGCTGTTGGGCAAACGCACGCCTGATGGCACGACCCTTGCTACTGATCTTGATGTAGTGCATTACCTGTTGGACCACGCCGGTGTGGCAGTGCTTGACGGCACTGCTTATGGCACGCCGGGTTTTATAAGAATCAGTTTTGCGACCAATTTGGATATCATCAGAGAAGGGTGCGAAAAGATTGCATCTGCTTGCAGCCAACTCGTCTAA
- a CDS encoding ABC transporter substrate-binding protein, producing MKLKNLLTLLPFVMACANVAQADSLDTIKERGTLVCGTLGTSEPFSFQDPKTRQVVGYEVDLCKEIAESIGVKLEVKMISVAARIPELAAGRVDVVAANLGWSADRAKQIDYSYADYVSPQKILIRQADADKLKKNADLAGKRVSAVSGSSSEAGAKRLIPDVTTVTFKDPPTAFVALQQRKVDGFVGSELMLLKFEQGAQKTPVRLSMIEDPLFTEPWGLGVKKGETALLGKINETMAGLEQSGKAQQIFDRWFGPQTEFHTKRIFKMEEIKG from the coding sequence ATGAAATTGAAAAACCTTTTGACTCTTTTGCCATTTGTCATGGCATGTGCCAATGTTGCGCAGGCCGACAGTCTGGATACGATTAAAGAACGCGGCACGCTCGTTTGCGGCACGCTTGGCACGTCTGAGCCATTCAGTTTCCAGGATCCCAAGACGCGCCAGGTGGTGGGCTATGAAGTGGATCTGTGCAAGGAAATCGCCGAAAGCATCGGTGTCAAGCTGGAGGTCAAAATGATTTCGGTGGCCGCTCGTATTCCTGAACTGGCAGCAGGTCGTGTGGACGTGGTTGCCGCCAACCTGGGCTGGTCGGCGGATCGTGCCAAGCAAATTGATTATAGTTATGCCGACTATGTCAGCCCGCAGAAGATATTGATTCGTCAGGCAGACGCCGACAAACTGAAGAAAAACGCCGATCTGGCCGGTAAGCGCGTGAGCGCGGTAAGTGGTTCTTCGTCTGAAGCGGGTGCAAAACGCCTGATTCCGGATGTGACGACAGTTACGTTCAAAGATCCGCCAACAGCGTTTGTTGCGCTTCAGCAGAGAAAAGTGGACGGCTTCGTTGGGTCCGAGTTGATGCTGCTGAAATTCGAGCAGGGTGCACAGAAAACACCGGTCAGGCTCAGCATGATCGAAGATCCGTTGTTTACCGAGCCATGGGGTTTGGGCGTTAAAAAAGGGGAAACGGCACTGCTTGGCAAGATCAACGAAACGATGGCCGGACTTGAGCAATCAGGCAAGGCACAGCAAATCTTCGATCGCTGGTTCGGTCCGCAGACTGAGTTCCATACCAAGCGGATCTTCAAGATGGAAGAGATCAAAGGCTAG
- a CDS encoding amino acid ABC transporter permease codes for MNYTLDFASLLDGQYPWLVLQGVLTTLKMTLLAWLIAFGLGSVLTVVRTLNIRVVNYLIAVYVAFHRNVPMLVHILFWYFGVASIVPEAINDAINIIGGEFFYSTIAIGLVTAAYVTEDLRSAIRSIPAGQMEASRTLGLNYLQSMRKVILPLAFVVSIPTLTNQTLLLFKNTSLAMAIGLIELTGAGREIESATFKTFEIYLVVTVIYLLISLCLMFIGAGLSRKTAFCEKRS; via the coding sequence ATGAACTACACACTGGATTTCGCTTCGCTGCTTGACGGCCAGTACCCATGGCTCGTGCTACAGGGCGTATTGACAACGTTGAAAATGACATTGCTGGCCTGGCTGATTGCCTTCGGCCTTGGCAGTGTTCTGACGGTGGTACGTACACTCAATATCCGGGTGGTCAATTATCTGATTGCCGTATATGTGGCCTTTCACCGGAATGTGCCTATGCTGGTTCATATCCTGTTCTGGTACTTTGGGGTGGCCTCGATTGTGCCCGAGGCCATCAACGATGCCATCAATATCATTGGCGGCGAGTTCTTCTATTCAACCATTGCCATTGGCCTGGTGACCGCCGCTTACGTGACTGAAGACTTGCGCAGCGCGATCCGGTCGATACCGGCAGGTCAGATGGAGGCATCCAGAACGCTGGGTTTGAATTATCTGCAATCGATGCGAAAAGTGATTTTGCCGCTGGCGTTTGTGGTCTCCATTCCTACACTTACGAATCAGACCCTGTTGCTGTTCAAAAACACCAGCCTTGCCATGGCTATCGGCCTGATCGAGCTGACAGGCGCTGGCCGCGAAATTGAGTCGGCGACGTTCAAAACCTTCGAAATTTATTTGGTCGTCACCGTGATCTATCTGCTTATTTCGCTATGCCTGATGTTTATCGGCGCGGGTTTGTCCAGAAAGACCGCCTTTTGTGAAAAACGGTCTTAG
- a CDS encoding amino acid ABC transporter permease, whose amino-acid sequence MFEILSDNWLLLLVGQYPQGPLGGLAATIVLALLSLVFSFPLGIVLALCRISPVRMLYWPATAVVYVVRGLPLIMFIFWAYFMVPVIINRPVAGTTTMVVALVFYESAYISEIVRSGIQALPAGQMEAGRSLGLSYFQTMRKVVLPQALFNTIPSILSQFISTVKETSLGFVISVHELTFAASQINNILLTRPFEVFGLLALTYFFLNLILVGLVKVVETRIEHSRIAFEG is encoded by the coding sequence ATGTTTGAAATACTTTCCGATAACTGGCTGTTGCTGCTGGTTGGACAATATCCCCAGGGTCCGTTGGGTGGGCTGGCAGCAACCATCGTGCTGGCCTTGCTCAGTCTGGTGTTTTCTTTTCCTTTGGGGATTGTGCTGGCGCTGTGCCGGATTAGCCCGGTACGGATGTTGTACTGGCCGGCCACCGCCGTGGTGTATGTCGTACGCGGACTGCCGTTGATTATGTTTATATTCTGGGCCTATTTCATGGTGCCGGTGATTATCAATCGACCCGTTGCCGGTACGACCACCATGGTAGTGGCACTGGTGTTTTATGAGAGCGCTTATATTTCCGAGATTGTCCGCAGTGGCATCCAGGCATTGCCTGCGGGGCAGATGGAGGCAGGACGCTCGCTCGGTCTGAGCTACTTTCAGACGATGCGCAAAGTCGTTTTGCCGCAGGCCCTGTTCAATACGATTCCAAGCATTTTGAGTCAGTTTATTTCAACCGTGAAAGAGACGTCGTTGGGATTTGTCATCAGCGTGCATGAGCTGACCTTTGCCGCAAGCCAGATTAACAATATATTGCTGACCCGCCCGTTTGAAGTATTCGGTTTGCTGGCACTAACTTACTTTTTTCTCAATCTGATTCTGGTGGGACTGGTGAAAGTGGTTGAGACGCGGATTGAACATAGCCGCATAGCATTTGAGGGATAG
- a CDS encoding amino acid ABC transporter ATP-binding protein: MIQFNNVSKWYGQYQALCDVTARVSQGEVLVVCGPSGSGKSTLIRTVNRLEPIQAGSIIVDEQDVNACKSIDALRSHIGFVFQQFNLFPHMSVLDNLMMAPVLLKRSDKAAARAKATSLLERVGLGHKAAAFPGQLSGGQQQRVAIARALAMNPKIMLFDEPTSALDPEMVNEVLQVMKSLATEGMTMICVTHEMNFAREVADTIWFMDAGAIVEQAAPAAFFTRPQTERARKFLADIRH; this comes from the coding sequence ATGATTCAGTTTAACAACGTGTCCAAGTGGTACGGCCAATATCAGGCCTTGTGCGACGTCACAGCCAGAGTGTCCCAGGGTGAAGTGCTGGTGGTGTGTGGACCTTCCGGCTCGGGTAAGTCTACACTGATTCGCACCGTCAATCGGCTTGAACCGATACAGGCGGGTTCCATCATTGTGGATGAGCAGGATGTGAATGCCTGCAAATCAATAGACGCGTTGCGTAGTCATATCGGGTTTGTGTTTCAGCAGTTCAACCTGTTTCCCCATATGAGCGTACTGGATAATCTGATGATGGCGCCGGTCCTGTTGAAACGCAGCGATAAAGCGGCAGCGCGAGCGAAGGCCACATCGCTGCTGGAACGGGTGGGCCTTGGCCATAAAGCCGCTGCGTTTCCTGGACAACTGTCAGGCGGGCAGCAGCAACGGGTCGCTATTGCCCGGGCACTGGCAATGAATCCAAAAATCATGCTGTTTGATGAACCCACCAGCGCGCTGGACCCGGAAATGGTCAATGAGGTATTGCAGGTGATGAAGTCGCTGGCCACAGAAGGCATGACGATGATTTGCGTGACACACGAAATGAATTTTGCGCGGGAGGTTGCCGATACGATCTGGTTCATGGATGCCGGCGCCATTGTCGAGCAGGCGGCGCCGGCAGCGTTTTTTACCCGGCCTCAGACCGAGCGTGCACGCAAATTCCTGGCCGATATCAGGCATTGA
- a CDS encoding LysR family transcriptional regulator, whose product MLTFKQIEALYWVVQLGSFASAAQRLNTTQSAITKRIQELESDFDVNIFDRSGHKATLTPKGQEMVEMASELLTQRDVMLMKLKGHHTFSGILRLGITEITAMTWLPDLMAQLRILFPKLTVSPKTGMAAELLQNLLKGQLDMAFLHNEFRSPLLEQYPLDYVNFAWVGSPGMITSDRVYTPQDISEMSLIRQDMESGLNSLYDDWLHPYTAEQNLFTINSLLAMAGLTVAGFGICCLPIDYFHPLVTSRKLAVMKTSKAPPRSLYCAMYAKNANAMLYKEVATLARDVCNFSIPYGSGINA is encoded by the coding sequence ATGCTTACATTCAAACAAATCGAAGCCCTTTACTGGGTGGTGCAACTGGGTAGTTTTGCCAGCGCCGCCCAACGCCTGAATACAACCCAATCAGCCATTACCAAGCGCATCCAGGAGCTGGAATCCGATTTCGATGTAAACATTTTTGATCGCAGTGGCCACAAGGCCACGCTAACCCCCAAAGGCCAGGAAATGGTAGAGATGGCCTCCGAACTGCTGACGCAACGCGATGTGATGCTGATGAAACTCAAAGGCCACCACACGTTTTCGGGCATATTGCGCCTGGGCATTACCGAAATCACGGCCATGACCTGGCTTCCCGACCTGATGGCACAACTGCGCATCCTCTTTCCCAAACTCACGGTCAGCCCCAAAACAGGCATGGCAGCAGAATTGCTGCAGAACCTGCTCAAAGGACAACTGGATATGGCTTTTCTGCATAATGAATTCAGATCCCCATTGCTGGAGCAGTATCCCCTTGATTACGTCAATTTCGCCTGGGTCGGTAGTCCCGGCATGATCACAAGTGACCGGGTCTATACGCCACAGGACATTTCAGAAATGTCGCTGATCCGCCAGGACATGGAGTCGGGTCTCAACTCCCTGTATGACGATTGGCTGCATCCCTATACGGCAGAACAAAACCTTTTTACGATCAACAGCCTGCTGGCTATGGCTGGATTGACCGTTGCCGGATTCGGCATCTGTTGCCTGCCCATCGACTATTTCCACCCGCTGGTCACCAGCCGCAAGCTCGCGGTGATGAAAACATCCAAAGCCCCGCCCAGATCCCTTTACTGTGCCATGTATGCAAAAAATGCCAATGCCATGCTCTACAAGGAAGTGGCCACGCTGGCCAGGGATGTCTGTAATTTCAGCATCCCCTATGGCAGCGGTATCAATGCCTGA